The sequence below is a genomic window from Actinokineospora baliensis.
GCGTGGTGCGCGGTGCCGCCGCAGGCCGGTGGCGCGGGCTCCCTGGAGCGGGTCGAGGACGTGCTGGAAACCCTCGCCGACCGCACCACCCGGACCCAGGTCGTGGCGCACACCGCGCTGCTGGAGGTGGCCTGCCTGGTCGTGGCCGAGTTCCCGGAGATCGTGCGCGGACTCGTGCTCGTGGGCCACGACCGCGCGGTGGCGCCGACCGGGGTACCCACCACCCGGGTGCCGGTTCTGGGTGATCCCGTCGGGCCGGGCGCGCTGTCGCGGCGTGATCCTGTAGGGCCGGGCGCGCTGTCGCGGCCTGACGTGGTCGCCGAGGTGGCCGAGGCGCTGGCCGCCCGCGAGCGCCACGTCCGGTTGCTCTCGGCGCGGCCGCTGCCGATCTCGGTGACGGGTGTCACCGGTGTGGACACCGTGGGTGGCGTCGCCGTCGGGGGCTGAACCCCGCGCGCGGCGCCGCCCGCGCGCGGGCGAATATCGTGAGCCCCATGAGCACACACTTCGACGTCGTGGTCCTCGGTGCGGGGCCTGGCGGGTACGTCGCGGCGATCCGGGCGACCCAGCTCGGACTCAAGACCGCGATCATCGAGGAGCGCTACTGGGGCGGTGTCTGCCTCAACGTCGGCTGCATCCCCTCGAAGGCCCTCCTGCGCAACGCCGAGCTGGCGCACATCCTCCAGCACGAGACCAAGACGTTCGGCATCCAGGTCGACGGCTCGATCAGCCTCGACTACGGCGCCGCCTTCCAGCGCTCCCGCACCGTGGCCGAGGGCCGGGTCAAGGGGGTGCACTACCTGATGAAGAAGAACTCGATCACGCAGTTCGCCGGGTGGGGCACCTTCCGCGACGCGAGCACCATCGACGTGGCCCTGGCCGACGGCGGGACCGAGACGATCACCTTCGGCAACGCGATCATCGCCGCGGGCGCGACCACCCGGTTGCTGCCCGGCACGTCGCTGTCGGACCGGGTGGTGACCTACGAGGAGCAGATCCTCTCGGACACGCTGCCGGAGAGCATCGTCATCGCGGGCGCGGGCGCCATCGGCGTCGAGTTCGCTTACGTGCTGCACAACTACGGCGTGAAGGTCACCATCGTCGAGTTCCTGGACCGGATGGTGCCGCTGGAGGACGAAGAGGTCTCCAAGGAGCTGCTGCGCCGGTACAAGAAGCTCGGCATCGACGTGCGGGTGGGCACCAAGGTCGAGTCGATCGACGACTCCGGCGCGAAGGTGAAGGTCACGGTGTCCAAGGGCGACACCCGCGACGTCATCGAGGCGGACAAGGTGCTGCAGGCCATCGGCTTCGCACCCAGGGTGGACGGCTACGGCCTGGAGAACACCGGCGTCAAGCTCACCGACCGCAAGGCCATCGAGATCGACGGCTTCTGCCGCACCTCGGTCCCCAACATCTACGCCATCGGTGACGTCACCGCGAAGCTGATGCTCGCCCACGCCGCCGAGTCCATGGGTGTCATCGCCGCGGAGACCATCGCGGGCGCGGAGACCATGGAGCTGGACTACGTGATGATCCCGCGCGCGACCTACTGCCAGCCGCAGATCGCCAGCTTCGGCTACACCGAGGCCCAGGCGCGCGAGAAGGGCTACGACGTCCAGGTCGCCAAGTTCCCGTTCACCGCCAACGCCAAGGCGCACGGCCTCGGCGAAGCGGTCGGTTTCGTCAAGCTGATCAGCGACAAGACCCACGGCGAACTGCTCGGCGGGCACCTGATCGGCCCCGAGGTCACCGAGCTGCTGCCGGAGCTGACCCTGGCCCAGCAGTGGGACCTGACCGTGCACGAGGTGGCCCGCAACGTGCACGCCCACCCCACCCTCGGCGAGGCGGTCAAGGAGGCCATCCACGGCCTGGCCGGACACATGATCAACATGTGATGGCCCGGCCCGGGGCGGGTACCACCCGCTCCGGGCCGACCTCCGGGGCGCACCGGGGAACTGACCACGCAGGGGTGAAAACGTCCACCTGTCCGGATGGGACGGCCGGTGTGGACGGTCGGGAGCGGGTGAGGCTGGGTACCTCCACCGGGAACAACCCAGACGCCCTTCGAGAGGTGAGTTGGATGTTGAACCAGCGCCGCGCCCTGTCGGCCCTGCTCGCCGTGGTCACCGCGGGCACGCTCGTCACGACCGCCCAGCCAGCGCAGGCGGCTCCGCAGCCGGGCCTGAGCGCGGCCTACAGCGCGCGGATCGCGGCGGTCGGTAGCAGGTGGGCATTGGTGTTCACCGTGACCAACGCCGATGCCCCGCTCGTGGTCGCGTTCTCGTTCGGCGTGTCGCTGCCGAACGGCGTCACCAGCCCGGCCGCGGCGACCAGCACGTGCGCGGCGACGACCGTGCAGGTCACCTCACCGGGCGACTACAGCATCTCCGGCGCGCTGACCGGGGCGACACCGTGCACCATCACCGTGCCGGTGACCTCGGCCGCCGAAGGCAACTACGCGACCTGCGCCGACGACATCACCGGCCTGACGGGCCTGACCGCGCCGCTGCGGTGCGCGTCGATCGCCTTCGTCGCACCGTACGCGTCGTGACGGGTCAGCCCTCGGCGCGGTCGCGGACCTCGTAGGCGAGGTCGGCGTAGTCGGGGGCGGGCTCGGTCTCCTTCAGCGCGACCAGGTCCTCCGGGGCCACCCTGGCGGGCAGTTCACCGAACCGGACGTGGCGCAGGAAGGCGAACTCCTCTTCGGTGAACCGCTCGGTCATGGCGCCATTATGCCGCTCGGTGTCCGGCTATGACTCCGTCCGCGTGCACCGAACTCCGTTCGGCCCAGGCGCGCAATTGCAAACGCAGGCGCGGATGGCGGTGCGTCGGATCTGGATCGGATTCGGGTGAATCCGCACGGCGTTCGGCTGGAACGTGCGCTGTACGGCTGCCGCTCCGGCATCCGGCGGACGATGATCCTCGTGGCCCAACTCCGGGCCTGACATCGAGGAGTCAGCAATGCGCAGTGTCTCCCGACGCTGGATGATGCCTGCCGCGCTCGCCCTGGTGAGCGTGGTCGCGGTGGGGACGGCCCAACCCGCAGCGGCCGCGCCCCCCGCCTACTACGGATCCGCCACCGCCACCGGTGCCGAGGCCACGGTGGTCCCGCTGCTGTTCCCGCCCCTGCCGCCCACGGCGCGGGCCAACGTCAACACCACCAACGTGACCCCGACGACCCAGACCACCGGCCTGCCGAACCTGACCACCCCGGTCCTGGGCAGCCTGGGCGCGATCAACACCTCGGCCTCGCTGACCGACACCGCCACCACCCGCACCGCTGCGGGCACGGCGGGCATCAGCGACGTGTCCCTGGTCAACGCCCTCGGTTCGCCGGTGGTCGCGGCCGACTCGATCAGCTCCTCGGCGACCGCCTCGATCAGCCAGGGCTCCACGACGGTCGTGCGGACCGGCACCGTCAGCGTGCAGAACCTGACCGTCGCGGGCCAGACCTTCAACGGCGCGCTGCCGTCCCAGACGATCCCGATCAGCGCAGGCCCCATCTCGGTGACCGTCTACCTCAACCAGCAGGTCGTCACGGCCAACGAGATCGTCGTCATCCCCGTGCGCGTGGTCTCGACCGCGCCGCTGGTGGGGGTGGTCGCCGACGTGCGGATCGGCGAGACCCGGGCGCGCCTGAGCGCCACCCCGTAGTGCTCCCCCGCTGTGCCGACCTGCGGACGGCGCAGTGAGAACGGCCCCGCGAGCGCCTTTGCCCGCGGGGCCGTTGTCCTGGGGCCGGTCAGACCAGGGGGCGGTCGGTCGGCTCGATCGGGCGGGGCAGGACGGTGCGCTGGGTCAGGTAGGCGTCCACCCCGGCGGCCGCGGACCGGCCCTCGGCGATGGCCCACACGATCAGCGACTGGCCGCGGCCCATGTCGCCCGCGGTGAACACGCCGCCGACCGAGGTCTGGAAGTCCCGGCCGCGGGCGACGTTGCCCCGGTCGTCGAGGTCGACGCCCAGGTCGGTGAGCAGTGCGCCCTTCTCCGGGCCGACGAACCCCATGGCCAGGGTGACCAGGTCGGCCGGGATCTCCCGCTCGGAGCCCGCGACCGGGGTGAACCGGCCGTCGACCAGTTCGACCTCGGCGAGCCGCAGCGCGCGGACGTTGCCGTCGGCGTCGCCGACGAACTCGGTGGTGGACACCGAGTACACGCGCTCGCCGCCCTCCTCGTGGGCCGAGGTCACCCGGTACAGCAGCGGGTAGGTCGGCCACGGGGTGACCGCGGCCCTGGCCTCCGGCGGCCGCGGCATGATCTCCAGCTGGGTCACCGACGCCGCGCCTTGGCGGTGCGCCGTGCCGACGCAGTCCGCGCCGGTGTCGCCGCCGCCGATGACCACCACGTGCTTGCCCGCGGCGTGGATGGGCGAGCGGTCAAGCTGACCGGCCGCGACCTTGTTGGCGGGTGGCAGGTACTCCATCGCCTGGTGCACCCCGGCCAGCTCGCGCCCGGGGATGGGCAGGTCGCGCCACGCGGTGGCCCCACCGGCGAGCACCACGGCGTCGAACTCGGCCCGCAGCCGGGCGGCGGTGATGTCCACGCCGACGTCGACGCCGGTGCGGAACTCGGTGCCCTCCGCGCGCATCTGCTCCAGCCGCCGGTCCAGCCGGGCCTTCTCCATCTTGAACTCGGGGATGCCGTAGCGCAGCAACCCGCCGATGGCGTCCGCCCGCTCGAAGACCACCACGTCGTGGCCCGCGCGGCTGAGCTGCTGCGCCGCGGCCAGGCCCGCCGGGCCGGACCCGACGACGGCGACCTTCTTGCCGGTGCGGGTCGCGGGCAGCTGCGGGGTGATCCAGCCCTCGTCCCAGGCGCGGTCGACGATCGACACCTCGACCCGCTTGATCGACACCGGGTCGTCGTTGATGCCCAGCACGCAGGCCGACTCGCACGGCGCCGGGCACAGCGTGCCGGTGAACTCGGGGAAGTTGTTGGTCGCGTGCAGCCGCTCGGCCGCCCGCTGCCAGTCCTGCCGCCACACCAGGGTGTTCCACTCCGGGATCAGGTTCCCCAGCGGACAACCCTGGTGGCAGAACGGGATCCCGCAGTCCATGCAGCGCCCGGCCTGCTTCTGGACGCGCTCGTTGCCGAACTCGTCGTAGACCTCGCGCCAGTCCTTCAAGCGGAGGAAAACCGGCCGGTGCTGGGCGTTCTCGCGCTTGGTGGTCAGAAAGCCCTTGGGGTCAGCCATGTGCGGCCTCCATGATCGCCTGGTCGATGTCGCGGCCCTCGGCCTCGGCGGCCGCGCGCGCGGCGAGCACCCGCTTGTAGTCGGTCGGCATGACCTTGGTGAACCGGCTGACCTCGTTGTCCCAGTCCGCCAGCAGCGCCCGGCCCACCGCCGAGTCGGTCTCGGCGACGTGCCTGGCCACGACCTCCCGCAGGAAGTCGCTGTCCTCCACGGTGAGCGGGTCGAGGTCAACCATCTCCGGGTTGACCCGCGCCGGGTTCAGGTCCAGCGCGTAGGCGATGCCGCCGGACATGCCCGCCGCGAAGTTGCGCCCGGTCGGACCGAGCACGACAACGCGGCCACCGGTCATGTACTCGCAGCCGTGGTCGCCGACGCCCTCCACGACCGCCAGCGCGCCGGAGTTGCGCACCGCGAACCGCTCGCCGACCTTGCCGCGCAGGAACACCTCACCGGAGGTGGCGCCGTAGGCGATCACGTTGCCCGCGATCACGTGCTGCTCGGCGGCGAACTGCGCGTCCGGGTGCGGCCGCACGGTGATCCGCCCGCCCGAGAGGCCCTTGCCGACGTAGTCGTTGCCGTCGCCGACCAGCCGCAGCGTCACGCCGCGGGGCAGGAACGCGCCGAACGACTGGCCCGCGGTACCGGTGAAGGTCACGTCGATGGTGTCGTCGGGCAGCCCTTCGCCGCCCCAGCGCTTGGTCACCTCGGAGCCGAGCATGGTGCCGACGGTCCGGTTGACGTTGCGCACGGGCAGTTCCAGCCGCACCTTGTCGCCCGAGGACAGCGCGCCCTCGGCCAACTGGATCAGCGTGTTGTCCAGCGCCCGCGCCAGGCCGTGGTCCTGCGCGACGGCCTGGTGGCGCACCGCGCGCGGCTCCAGCGGCGGCACGAAGAAGATCGGCGTCAGGTCGAGCCCAGCCGCCTTCCAGTGGTCCACCGCGGCCCGGGTGTCGAGCAGCTCGGCGTGCCCCACGGCCTCCTGGATCGACCGGAAGCCCAACGCCGCCAGGTACTCGCGCACCTCCTGGGCGATGAACTCGAAGAAGTTCACCACGTACTCGGCCTTGCCGGAGAACCGCGCCCGCAGCACCGGGTTCTGCGTCGCGACGCCCACCGGGCAGGTGTCGAGGTGGCACACGCGCATCATCACGCAGCCCGACACCACCAGCGGCGCCGTCGCGAACCCGAACTCCTCGGCGCCCAGCAGCATCGCGACCATCACGTCGCGGCCAGTCTTGAGCTGGCCGTCGGTCTGCACCACGATCCGGTCGCGCAGCCGGTTGGCCAGCAGCGTCTGCTGCGTCTCGGCCAGGCCGAGCTCCCACGGACCGCCCGCGTGCTTGATCGACGACAGCGGGGAGGCCCCGGTGCCGCCGTCGTGCCCGGAGATCAGCACGACGTCCGCGTGCGCCTTGGACACCCCCGCGGCCACCGTGCCGACACCGACCTCGGACACCAGCTTCACGTGGATGCGGGCCGCCGGGTTGGCGTTCTTC
It includes:
- the lpdA gene encoding dihydrolipoyl dehydrogenase gives rise to the protein MSTHFDVVVLGAGPGGYVAAIRATQLGLKTAIIEERYWGGVCLNVGCIPSKALLRNAELAHILQHETKTFGIQVDGSISLDYGAAFQRSRTVAEGRVKGVHYLMKKNSITQFAGWGTFRDASTIDVALADGGTETITFGNAIIAAGATTRLLPGTSLSDRVVTYEEQILSDTLPESIVIAGAGAIGVEFAYVLHNYGVKVTIVEFLDRMVPLEDEEVSKELLRRYKKLGIDVRVGTKVESIDDSGAKVKVTVSKGDTRDVIEADKVLQAIGFAPRVDGYGLENTGVKLTDRKAIEIDGFCRTSVPNIYAIGDVTAKLMLAHAAESMGVIAAETIAGAETMELDYVMIPRATYCQPQIASFGYTEAQAREKGYDVQVAKFPFTANAKAHGLGEAVGFVKLISDKTHGELLGGHLIGPEVTELLPELTLAQQWDLTVHEVARNVHAHPTLGEAVKEAIHGLAGHMINM
- a CDS encoding DUF7933 domain-containing protein, which produces MLNQRRALSALLAVVTAGTLVTTAQPAQAAPQPGLSAAYSARIAAVGSRWALVFTVTNADAPLVVAFSFGVSLPNGVTSPAAATSTCAATTVQVTSPGDYSISGALTGATPCTITVPVTSAAEGNYATCADDITGLTGLTAPLRCASIAFVAPYAS
- a CDS encoding choice-of-anchor P family protein, translating into MRSVSRRWMMPAALALVSVVAVGTAQPAAAAPPAYYGSATATGAEATVVPLLFPPLPPTARANVNTTNVTPTTQTTGLPNLTTPVLGSLGAINTSASLTDTATTRTAAGTAGISDVSLVNALGSPVVAADSISSSATASISQGSTTVVRTGTVSVQNLTVAGQTFNGALPSQTIPISAGPISVTVYLNQQVVTANEIVVIPVRVVSTAPLVGVVADVRIGETRARLSATP
- a CDS encoding glutamate synthase subunit beta; protein product: MADPKGFLTTKRENAQHRPVFLRLKDWREVYDEFGNERVQKQAGRCMDCGIPFCHQGCPLGNLIPEWNTLVWRQDWQRAAERLHATNNFPEFTGTLCPAPCESACVLGINDDPVSIKRVEVSIVDRAWDEGWITPQLPATRTGKKVAVVGSGPAGLAAAQQLSRAGHDVVVFERADAIGGLLRYGIPEFKMEKARLDRRLEQMRAEGTEFRTGVDVGVDITAARLRAEFDAVVLAGGATAWRDLPIPGRELAGVHQAMEYLPPANKVAAGQLDRSPIHAAGKHVVVIGGGDTGADCVGTAHRQGAASVTQLEIMPRPPEARAAVTPWPTYPLLYRVTSAHEEGGERVYSVSTTEFVGDADGNVRALRLAEVELVDGRFTPVAGSEREIPADLVTLAMGFVGPEKGALLTDLGVDLDDRGNVARGRDFQTSVGGVFTAGDMGRGQSLIVWAIAEGRSAAAGVDAYLTQRTVLPRPIEPTDRPLV